From the Lactuca sativa cultivar Salinas chromosome 9, Lsat_Salinas_v11, whole genome shotgun sequence genome, the window gcactggcagctgcgccacaacccgtagatgttttagatctatggtaaacgtcctagcagctgcgctctaaggacagtatcaacAATtgtgcctaatagggagccttatgaccatgacagtggcgttaaaaggtcaataccggcaggagcgcctcataggaaatgtcccaattctggcagctgtgcctaagtgacaagattagcagctacgcttgaccaaagtgtcattggcaacaatggacttcatgttgtttccttaggatgatccttaggaatgaatgaatgagaaatagctgattcttagggtagatccttaagaataaagaagataatggggatgggtaattgggttgattatttgattgtttaaacataataattatattattgtgggttgaaaaccctatgtactcaccaggtttcccaacctgacccactcagtttatttatatcacaggtgttgatatgaagtgacattacactgagagatttaaagagatgtagatcactagtgtaaataattgtaagttctgtttatgcttatgtttctgtattaacgatgacatcccaaacgttttaaaatgaaataaatacgtttcttcgaaaatgttttaataacgtatttaccatgtttttctgggaacaaattccgcaacatttttataaaatgaagtactctgatttttataaagcataaacaacatcggtcttttctggccgtgaaaatggggacgtCACATTAACTATTTCTTGAAATTTAAAAGTTTACtatattattaaacatattaactaTTTCTTGAAATTTAAAAGGTACAACTATTTGAACATCATGTATAATCGGATTAAGCTTGTAATCTAAATATTTCAACAATCTATAAGTGTATACCCTATTAACTCCGAGGAGCCCTAATTTCCTTTACACGCTACCAGATGCCGTCAAAGCGCATATCTTCCGTCTCTCTCTTTGCTCTCTTCAATATCCGAAAACTCTCTGCTACCACAAAGCCACCGTTACAAACTCCGCCATCACCTCTCTCTCATCTGCCAATGGTACCTAAACCCCTAACCCTAATTTTCTTACACCATCGCTACCTGACATCGGCAACATCACACACCATTCATCAGTAGTATAACCCCCAATGACGAACCAATAATTCACCACCACCCATTCTTCGTTTCTTACACCACCAACTGTCTCCACCCAATTGCCTCGCAAACCCACCACATGCCGTCTCTATCTCTGTCTTTCTATAAACCCTTAGGCcatccgttatacccaccacTAACCACTATAGTGGTGGGTGCCACATCATCACCACTAACTACCActaaaagcttgggatactcaccACTATATGTcttttattttttgattattaaaataaaaaaaatatatattttaattaattaaattatagaGAGAGAGGTGGAGAAAGGTAGAGAGAGAAGCAATTTTATTGGCCGTGGTGTTCCGTTCTTCCCACCACATATGACAACGAAATAGCTCCACCACTAGCCACCACTAAAACCTTGGGTGGTGTTCACATCCGTGGTTAGTGGTCACGTAGACCACGAACCCTCTCGTGATGAGCATACCATAAGGCCTTAAGCTAAAGATACACCATCACTCATCGTCATTAATAGCACCATCGCTCTCACCTCTACAACCAATCGCTGACTAATCGTCGATGTCGATTTCCACCCTGTTAATCTCTATACAAAAAAAGGTGATACATTTTTTCTATATTTGATTGGTTTCCCTTATATCCAGTCTACCATTTTGGTTTCTGAATAATAGCTTTTAATGATTGTTAAATTGGAATAAGTTGTTATAGACATTCTTCCCCATACTTTTTTTTCTTATTGGATCTGTCAGGTAAGAATGGAAGGAGGATAAGGGAGTGGAGAGCAGGTTTGTTTTCATTTTTCTCTCTTCAACTGCTAATCCATCAACATTATGTTTTACTTATATTATATAGACGTAATCAAGATTAAGATTGACAAGTGTGTCATATGATACTCCATTTGTCTATTGTTAGAGCTAGCTATGGTGTTTTGAGGGTTGTTAATGAAAATGGAGCAAAAGGATATGAGGTATTTGAATACAAAGAGTCTATTTCTCTTTTCTATACATGTTTATGCGCTCTCTAACACTGTTTTTTCATCAATGTCAGTTTATTGTTAGTGGAAAGCTTGAGAACAACATGCCAAGTTAATGGAGTTCAAGTAAAGGTACACATTGTCATCTGGTGAATCTGTCAAGGAGTTAATTGACTGTTGTGAGACTTGTGCTTTTTAGACAGGTAAACTCATTTCATTTTGTTATCTGCTTTGTTTGTTTTACAGTATTAGATAACTTCCTTTTGGGTTAAATGTAAGATTTTGCAACAAATTTTCACTGCACTTCCATTTCTTCTTGATATAacattatttttttgaaaatctaCAGAGTTTTAGCATTGTCATTTAAAATCAAAAGCAATTTACACCGATGTAATTTTGTAGGTTATTCAAAGTATGATGttctaataattaaaaacatatgtAAGCACAATGCTTTAATAtgttgtttttaatttatttatttctttaacAACAAGAAACAGGAACATACTTTAGTTTTCACCATCTTTCGTATTTTCAGCTTTTTAAACTCTAATGCTCTCTGCtttctttctttttaatttttttttcagttttcatCATAGGTTGCTAACCAACCACTGTTTTCACATCTTTTCAGGGTAAGGATCAGTTGTTACCAAGTCGACAAGAAGGTGAGACACTTCAACGACTACTACCAAAATCCGACATTCGTATATTTGAGGATAATGGTTACATGATCTTATGGTAGCAATCCTCaacatttgtttttattttcttttttctgaATGAATGCTAAAGTGTAATATCTAAATGTGACAACAAAATCTTTTAAAGTATTGAGTTGAAGTTGAAGTTGTTTCTGATAAAACTCGAACATGATATTTTAGAATATCTTTGTTTATttatggtgtttttttttttttttgcagttttTACCTTAATCCATGGATCTGGAAATGCAATGTATGCATTATTGTGCTGTTCATCTAGGTATTTGCTTTCTTAGTTTCATCTCGAAAGGTAACATTTTGATTTACCTAAGAAAGCATGTTTATTCTATAAACTCAACCTTATTTTCCTGGTTATGTGTTCTCTTTGGTAGCCTATTCTCACTGGTTTTAATAAATTATTCATGTTTTGTCAAAAAGGGGGAATTTGCTTGGGATGTAACCGGTCAGAAGAAAGGAAGAGAGTTTAAGATCACTGTTGTAAGTTTATGGCAATCTGAAGTTGAACAACTTCATTTTCTACTTGAATGGTTGCTCATTGTTAGTTTCTTCTTTcgatttataatttttttccaAATATGATTTGTTGTTTTCTAACTTGAAATTTTATTTGTTTGAAAGATTTTTGCTTTTTAGGGGTTTGATTGTATGATGGTAGCTAAAAAGAagtgaaatcatatttttttttttcacatttataTAAGGTATTATTATATGATTTTTGATATACTCTTTAGAAAAGTATTCATAGTACTATGTCTCCGGGTtcctttttttatgttttatatgctTTAACTCTCAATATATCTTTGTGGATGAATCTTACTAGAGGTTTTGATTTTGGAGGCAATAGGCTACAAATTTTGATTCAACAAGATTGAGATGGAGCAAGTTTTCGGTTAAATCTACTTTAAAGCTGAACTTCTCTCTATGGATGAATGGCTACAGGTTTGATGTTGTCATGCTATATCTCCTTAAAAGTTTAAAGCTTCTCTATGTTTTTCTTATTTCCTCTTTTATATGGAAATTATGTAATTAAGCTTTTGAACATATATTTGCATGTACTTGAATATGTCTATGTGTGTAGGTGGGATCGTTTCTCATTTCTCAGCTTGGTAAATCCATGCCATAGCTCAAGAAAAAGACATATACCATAGAGGATATATTAGTAATATGAAAGGATTCATGAAAGTACAAATATGTCATGTTAGTATTTGGTATTTGAAAAATATGGGGCTTATAATGCATTGATAttgaaaaattattaatttttcgtTCTTGGGGTTGTTATTGTAGGCATGTTTCCATCGGTGGAAAAGAGCTTCACAAGCACCTAGCTTGTGAATTGTGTGAAGATGTTAGAACTAAGCGGTTAGTGAAATCTCACAGCTCTAACATTCGTAAATTCCTACTTTTCAATTTCTTATATGTATGCCCATATTTATAAATGTGATTGTAGTAAGTGCAACTTTTTAAACATTATAACTGAGGTGGCCAAGTGGGTCTCTACCATAATCATGGTTATAATTCTGTTATTATCTCTAAAAAACAATACGAGTTAGTGTCTAAAGCATAACTATCTAAATATTAATTAGTAAGTCTTAAATAGTATACTTATATCTTTGaaatatgctttgttttaaaaagacataacaataaatatatatttgttaTAGTAAATTATACCATCAATAAAGATATCATTTTCTAACATTGAATTTAGTGGATATTGTTTTCATGGGACGGTAACCATGCACTCAAATATGtacataaatatagtaataaaaaaTGAGAATATTTTATGGTATGTTATTTTAATGTGTACATGACAGGTAGCAGAGATGTAATAGAAGGAAATGGAAGTAAGTTGTAATTTCTTGCTAATGAATGAAAGTACGTTGTTATTCATCACATTTAATTTGacgtaaatgcaagaaataacaacgtACTTTCTAAGTACATTGTCATCATGAGAATAAATTGAAAGTAAACTACCCTTTCTTGCTAATAAATGAAAGTAAGCTGCTATTTGCATTTATTTTGGGTacagtgcaagaaatagcaaattACCTCAAAATTAAAGTGCCCCATAATGAGAATAAACTTGAAATTAAATTACTATTTCTCGCTCATTGGCTTATTTGGCATatttctttaaaataaaatcaacgCTTTTGGGTAAATTGCAGGAAATGGCAAGATACTTAAAACCACTATTATGATTTGAAGTTGATTACATTTTCTTTTGTAAGTATAGTTTATTTTTTTGGAAATAACTCTGAAGCTTCTAATTGTTTTCTAATTTTGAACCTTCTTTTGGCCAATTTGCTCCAAGCATGTTTGTGTTTGAAAAAGCACCACAAACCAAGCGTTAGGCATGGAGTTGGAGTATGTTCTTGGGAAAATTAATGTTAAAAAATATCGTATTTGTGTGCCCTTTAAGACCAGAAGTAAAATTCTAAACAGTTTCTCTGTGTGTTTCTAAATGCTTTATTATGATGAATCATCATTTTCCTATATTTCTAAAGTACATGCTCAGGTAATTAATATTTTCGTGAGCAAGTGTTGTTTTaattgtatgcttttaaaataattaagcAGATGGAGGTTACATTATATCCATACAGTCAAAGCCGTACAGGCCTTCAAATAATTTGTAGAAGATATATTAATTGAGTTATGTAACTAAATCGATTAAAAAATGGAAAAGGAAAGAGTTGTTAAATTCATCAAACAATGACAAAGTATCCAATATGTCCCATGTTGTAAGAATTAAAACAAATATAAGACTTATGAGGGGATGCTTGTCTCCCCACTCTCTATGTTTATCTCAATAAAAGACAAATTCTCACAcaaaattttgtattttaaatctttaatgaaataaatcaaactctaaataataaaaactaaaacaAAATTTCTTAGTTACTTGGACCATATACATTTCGAAAACACACAATACTACATTCTACTTTCAAAAACATTTTCACATACCTTTCTTTACAAATAGATTAATAAAAAAGAAGACCACACTTACTATAAAGAATAATGTTTACAAATAAAAGATATACCTTGCATGATAATATTAATTCATAAATATCCGACTTATCATAAAACTTTAAGAACGTGATTTTGATGCCCATTCATATCATATTTACCGGTTGATTTAATCCTTCTTTGAGTTCACTTTGACCTACTTTGGTTATTGAAGTTGGCACATACCGCAATCAGACGACATCAAATAATATTTGTTAATGCATTGTGTGGTAAATGATAGAAATAATATATTTTAGATATTTGTATCAAGGCTTGAAGAAATGAGTCCATACTTATTACCTAAATTTTTCTTGGTATAATAGTGTTTGAGATTAAAAGTAAATTAACGACCAATAACTTTCTATATTATGAGTTCTTTTTTTGAAATTGATGATATATTTTTATTCCCTTTATAagtgtttaaatataatattttgaatacgTCTTAGTGTTTTTTATGTATTAAGAGTTGGTATTTGTAATAGATAATAATTAACATAAATTAACGAGTGTACGTACAACTTGACACATCATAATGTTCCATGGTAAATTTGAAAACATTACAAGGATGTTTTGGATTTCTTGTTGGGTACCAAAAATTCTGGAGAAACGAATTCAGCCATAAACAGCAACTTCATCTCATCCCAAGTAAACGGGCGCTTATCGACTTGCATGCTTAAATTTTGGATACCTTGCCACCATCTGAAAGCCTCTCCTTCCTGTGGCAATGTGTTGAATACAAGTTTAGCTTTGTCAACCCCTGACAACGGAAAACACCCGAAAGAGTTTTCTACACTATCTATCCATTTACAAAAACCTTGTAGATCATCAAACTTCTCAGGGAAAGATGGTAGAAGAACCTTTCGCCATATTTCAACTTTATTTGGGCCGTCACCAGATTTCTTCTGCTCTACTGGCTCTGGCTTTGGCTTTGGCAGTAGAAAATATCTTTTGAAACGCTCTTCAATAGTGTGTGCACTAGTGTCCAGACCTTTGAGTGTGTTTGACATGGACTCAATatcattcataattttttttatattgttgGCCAACAAACCCAAACTATCTACGCtgaaaaatataaacaaatgtACTTTACTTATACAACCATAAAAAGCTCAAgtgcaaaaaataaaaaagagatAGTTGATAACAAATCAATTCCTTCTCAAAATTTTCCCTGATTCATTAACATATTCAGTTCTAAACCCCCTTTACAATTTTCTCACTCACACACAAAACCCTAGCAAAATATTGGAATAGAACCCTTCTTCCAATACAAGGATTTAAAAAGTTTGTTTAAtagaaaattaataaatataaggaTTTAAAAagatcataatttttttttaaaaaaaatgggaaTTGGGcagatatgatattttgatgtttaacaaGAGCATATATATGCAATTCTCCCGCacttttttataaaacaaaaattatgtcattcaaaaataataaaattttctaGAAACCTGGAGCCAATATGGTGCCCTTGATCTTGATCCATGTCTTGTGGCTCGTTCCCTGAATCAAAAAATTTAAAGTCAGTATAAAGGTTTATTTTTTTCAACACCATATTCTAATCTTGGAATAAAATTTAATCAAACTCATCCTAATAAAACCTTAATCTTCCAACCAAAGGATTTACACCTTATTCTTTCAAGATTTCCAATCGATTTAtaaatatcttttaattatattaattttgATGATCAAATTGTAGAGAGTGATCCAAAGAGAAAGCCAGATGTcaaaaccctaaaccttgatGACCGATCTAGGGTGTTGGCTGTTCCATTCTCCATAAAAGAAGGCATTACTGGTGTATAAGTAATTAGAGAGTTACATAATTAACAAATCACAACTTAAAGATTTTAAATCAACTTCTTCTCTGTATATCTTTTACATTAAAGGATGGATAAGTGCTAAGTGAGTATCTATAATTCTAATTGAACATATTTAGAAGAAACTTTTGCAACAGAAACTAGCAATTGCAAACAAACCTGATCCAGTCTTCTTTTCCCCATCCATCTGGGGTTGGTTGACTTTTGAAGCctgaataagagttcaaaaacCAAAGCCCAAAACCAATTCAACTGCCTTGTGATATACATATGGATAATTAATTCACCGGATCCCACTTAAAATTGCCcaatcattgttaattattgatGCAGACTACATATGCTTATGCTATGTATGTATACATGTACATAAACTTTTGTATTCATACTTAAGTTGTTATAAACTGACAAAATACATCTTACATAATTCTTTATGTATGAAAACTAATGTCATAATCATAGCAGCAAACATGTTCAAAAGTCAAAGGTACAAATGAGCTGAATAAAACCAATCAAGAGAGTTAAACAATACCAAACATACAGCAGATCCATGAATCAAccacataaaaccatgggaaaaCAAATTTTACATTAGTATTCGACTTTTCTTGCCCCCCTTCAAAAGAAGCCAAACTAAGATGAAAATGAAACAACTTTGTAAAGGcattaaaaaaaactaacttttcGATCAATTTGAAACTTTTTTACGCCTAAATGTGAtgcaaaataaataaacttaATTTCTTCAGAGTCGATGAACCATGGAAACTTATATCAGGATGAAAAAGAAACACAGAAAACAAACCCTAGAAAATAACTAAACAAAACCATTGTCCTCGAATCGGGATCGAGATCAGTATCAGAAATCATACAGTAATGAGATTAGTAGACTCGGAAGATTGGGTTTTCACGATTACCGTTATTACGTGAAGCAATCGTCCCCTGATTTGCCGGCTTCTCCTCCGCTCTACGCTGTACCGGAACCCTAAGGTGGAGATGGATCAATTTTTATAGGTGTAACATCAAACCGTAAACTTATCCCCTGGGCCGTGGCCCATTCAACTGTGAAACAAATACCCAATCGACCAATAGCATAACTTCGACTTCGGCTCTTTTATTTGAGCCGGATGTGAGTTTACATAAATTTTTCTTGATTTTAAATAAAttctttgataaaacaataataataataataataagcacTTAATCATTTAGCCTTTGCTCAACCTCTCCAATAAATGTccctaaggcaaccatgtggggataACAAACGTAAATCATGTGGGGATGATTTAGTGATAACAAATGTAAATCATCAGGATTGACACTACTGCTAagaggattcctcagcaataaatgtccttaaggcaaccatgtgggggatggacaTCTGGTGAGcatacagttcaaataaacacacggttcaaataaacacatataggttgcgagcttgctagtgttccactggactgtctagaatagtccgtggtcgtcatctatactccgctagatgactggatcatcaataacatctataacgagacctctcattattttattttgtcacacagcaactattacatctacccatgttttacctaacacattttgtagatataaaatacatatacagtttaaatcattgaaaacatgtataaaacgttcatccaacatagataacaagtattcagataatatgcatacatagcacgtaatttatataaaatatttcatatctatgtgtaagctgaaagtaactatgcactcacttgaaaaggtggtgaatctgaactcggacagcgcttcgcttcttaaaaataattttcttcgacgaaacctagtattattaccactagagtttagtctattattcgccgagactaattaatagtctagctattattactattatataagcgtcaaacaatacttatatagctcataataatagcccaagtacttattataagttcctaataacgttactataattaaataaacgatatattaaaaatagcgtaggcgtagctcacttacagcgggttttatagaaaaccgggctttgattggagcagtgttcccgagccgaaaatctcttcttctcggagccttcgagtactccggggcttccgcctcgtgctagggaggttccctaggcttttcggggcgtttcggggctagagagaggttctagagagagagtaaagagaagaaagaatgagaaaggtgtgaagaaaatgagggtgggagaggttctatttatagggtgaaaattgactaaacttggtgccacatatcaccatctagtggcaagacttggggagaaagtaatggccaagattgtgccacattacccattttcgcacagcacacttccgacttctaaaatccgtaactttcacatacgacctccgtttttaaagttctttatatccacgcgtaggtaaaaataatatctacaactttcatttttactccgtcggctaattcttgaccgatcttaaatttaacagtacaaggagattatattgttaaacgtccgcgtaaaattcataacttctacatacggactctgttttcttctgtatttttaccgttgagttcctattaatgagatcttcaactctcatttaggtcgcgtaagtcaaaaaccgctcgaactaaaattcgagtttcgggtcgtgcactgctaagccgaatcttagaaaaatcataacttcctcatacggagtcggatttgggcgttctttttatggatgttctcgatttaaaatataatacaactttagtttagatcactaaggctaaaaagtcctccatcgtaaattcactatttacgtctcccggtgcagtgtcggttttgccgtaaaacttcgacgggtcataacttcttcgttataactcggatttcgacgctctttatatgtacggaaaccttgtaacatatactaaaacttggttgagattatttattcttaataatcttttgtcgaaaagtcgttttcgacccctattgcctctaaattgactagcccggatctacgggcgttacagatatggtatgataacaaatggagatttctCGATTTGAAAAGTGGCGTATGTGGAAGGAttgcaacataacctcatcagcgTGTCACAATTAGTCGTAGGAACAGGACTGAAAgtctcatttgatgatgagggttctaAAATCATTGAAAAACATTCGAAAAAGGTTATGCTAAAGTCTGAACGcaagggagagatgtatcctttAAATCTCAACCCAATAAGAGGAAAACCAGCAATATGTTTGCTATCAAAGGCAAACACagatgaaagttggttgtggcatcgaCGTTTATCGCATCTGAACTTCAAAGACATTAATAAGTCGGTGCTTGGTGACCATGTTCGAGGCCTCCCTCTTCTCAAGTTTGGCAAGGAACATCTATGTGCAGCGTGTGAGATGGGCAAACAAAGCAGAAAGAGTCATCCTACGAGAATCAATACAAAGATTGTTGAAGCTCTTGAACGGttgcacattgacttgtgtggaccttcggctatcgaaagcatcggtggtagtaagtacatacttgtcattgtagatgatttttcacgtttcacctgggttttctttattaaacagaaatcagaagcAACTTCCAAGATGAAGACATTTATTAAGCAAGTAGAATTTCAACTGAAAAAGATGGTGAGAAAtgtcaggagcgacaatggactggaattcaagaataaagactTTGAGGACTTTCTGACTGATAAGGGGATAAATCACAACTTTTCGAACCCGTACACACCACAACGGAATGGGATTATTGAAAGGCGAAACCGTTCTTTATGTGAGgcagccagaaccatgctcagtttcgcttctcttccattatacttctgggctgatgcagtTGCAACTGAATGTTACACTCAGAACCGGTCCTTTATTAAAAAAAGATTCTCAAtgttaaattcttccatgtgttcggttcaagatgtttcATACTTAAATCAAaggagaaccgaaacaagtttgatgttaaagcagATGAGGGAATATTTCTTGGTTATTCACTCTCTTCAAAAGCTTACAAAGTTTTGAATAAACGATCCAAACGGATTGAAGAAGCATATTAcgtcacctttgatgacaattacatgaagaaagttcaaaggAGCGAAAGTGACTTAGGGAAAAAATTTCCTACATCAGGACAAGTCTTGGTTCCAATATCCAACTTGTTCGAGGAGTACAtttagttatttgatgaaccagagaaagcggcACATTTAGAGGCGAAAGTAGCAGATAACAAAATTGATAATCTGAAAAAGATCATCGATGATGCTGCAAAGGATATGGAAAGTGAAAATCCTAAACCTTCAAGTGCTCAATCCTCTATTGACTTTCCAATAAACGGCTCAATGTTCAAGGGGGAGAGTTCGCCAGCACCAAAGACAACAAAGgtatctttcgagggggagaattctatacCGTCCCCAACTCATAAAGGtacatttgagggggagaatccaacttCCTTAGAGAATGCAAACTCTGATGTTGCCATGGGTTAcacttcgccagtcgaggggCATAAAGAGAAGGCAACTAACGAAGGCGAGagtaattaatcaaaatttttaaGAGGAaatgaatgctgaattggatccggcttatgacccaaattatcctccattagtgaaatggaccaaggatcatcctaAAGAACAAATTATTGGTGAATCTTCTGAGAAAGTTCTTACTCGTTCCCAATtaaaagcgaaacaaactgcattattctctaaagttgaattttgtatgtttaattcgttcaTCTCCAAAATCGAACCGAAAATAGTTAATGTTGCACTTGATCAttttgattgggttcaagcaatgcaagatgagctCCATGAGTTCGAACGTAACCGAGTTTGGAGGCTGATTCCCACGCCAAAGGATGCTTCCGTGGTCGGcttgaaatgggtttttagaaataaATTGGACAAAGAGGGGAACGTCATTcgaaacaaggctcggttggtggtaaaaggatattgccaagtggaagggattgattatgaggaaaccttcgctctagtagcaaggttggaatcagttagaatcTTCCTAGCATATGTtgcccataaaaactttgaagttttccaaatggatgtcaaatgtgctttcttgaatggagaactagaagaaacagtgcaTGTTGAGCAACCTCCCGGGTTTGTGAATGAGAAATTTCttgatcattgctatgtgctagataaagttgtttatggtttaaagcaagcaccgagagcttggtatgaaaccttaactcgttttctaaaaatgtcaaaatttaagcaaggttcggttgaccctgCCTTCTTCCaaaagaaagaaggcgaacatctaatgatagttcaaatttatgtcaatgatatcatcttcggctctacgaatcccaacttaacagctgaattcagaaagttgatggagactaaatttgaaatgagcgcaatgggtctaattaattttttccttggtttaaatattagacagggactagAAGGTATCTTTATCAACCAAGAGGCGTATACAAAGAACCTGTTAACCAAATTTTGCATGACAGGTGACTCTAAaatgaaggttcctatggcatttggcactaagtTGACCATCTCTGGAGAAACTTGTTGTTGACATAacgctttatcgtcaaatgatagggtcctttatgtatctaacagctagtagactggacattatgttttttgtttgttattgtgcta encodes:
- the LOC128128384 gene encoding uncharacterized protein LOC128128384 isoform X1, producing MDGEKKTGSGNEPQDMDQDQGHHIGSSVDSLGLLANNIKKIMNDIESMSNTLKGLDTSAHTIEERFKRYFLLPKPKPEPVEQKKSGDGPNKVEIWRKVLLPSFPEKFDDLQGFCKWIDSVENSFGCFPLSGVDKAKLVFNTLPQEGEAFRWWQGIQNLSMQVDKRPFTWDEMKLLFMAEFVSPEFLVPNKKSKTSL
- the LOC128128384 gene encoding uncharacterized protein LOC128128384 isoform X3, coding for MDGEKKTGSGNEPQDMDQDQGHHIGSSVDSLGLLANNIKKIMNDIESMSNTLKGLDTSAHTIEERFKRYFLLPKPKPEPVEQKKSGDGPNKVEIWRKVLLPSFPEKFDDLQGRRGFQMVARYPKFKHASR
- the LOC128128384 gene encoding uncharacterized protein LOC128128384 isoform X2; amino-acid sequence: MDQDQGHHIGSSVDSLGLLANNIKKIMNDIESMSNTLKGLDTSAHTIEERFKRYFLLPKPKPEPVEQKKSGDGPNKVEIWRKVLLPSFPEKFDDLQGFCKWIDSVENSFGCFPLSGVDKAKLVFNTLPQEGEAFRWWQGIQNLSMQVDKRPFTWDEMKLLFMAEFVSPEFLVPNKKSKTSL